One Hordeum vulgare subsp. vulgare chromosome 4H, MorexV3_pseudomolecules_assembly, whole genome shotgun sequence DNA window includes the following coding sequences:
- the LOC123447418 gene encoding DEAD-box ATP-dependent RNA helicase 21, with the protein MKRSFDAMEAKPVFLSKEERQRLALERRQAAVADQRRSALDVLQSLPRPPPPPPPSSAPRDSSSSSHRDPSDRDRSDRDRDRDRDRDRRRDDDSRRDRDRDRDRDRDRDRDEPSRRDRDRDRDRDREHRDRERGERDKDREKDRLEKMAEREREKELEAIKEQYLGSKKPKKRVIKPSEKFRFSFDWENTEDTSRDMNMLYQAPHEARLLYGRGFLAGIDRREQKKAAAVFEKETRAEQRRKFGVEDRPEDDVADKKKAAAAEMYDAFDMRVDRHWSEKGIEEMTERDWRIFREDFNISYKGSRIPRPMRNWPESKLGTELLRAIEKVGYKKPSPIQMAAIPLGLQQRDVIGIAETGSGKTAAFVLPMLSYITRLPPISEDNEAEGPYAVVMAPTRELAQQIEEETVKFATYLGIKVVSIVGGQSIEEQGFKIRQGCEVVIATPGRLLDCLERRYAVLNQCNYVVLDEADRMIDMGFEPQVVGVLDAMPSSNLKPENEEEELDEKRIYRTTYMFSATMPPAVERLARKYLRNPVVVTIGTAGKATDLITQNVIMVKESEKMSRLQKILTDLGDKTAIVFCNTKKSADNRAKDLDKAGFRVTALHGGKSQDQREISLDGFRNRRFNVLVATDVAGRGIDIPDVAHVINYEMPSSVDTYTHRIGRTGRAGKKGLATSFLTLDNTDIFFDLKQMLTQSNSPVPPELARHEASKFKPGSVPDRPPRRNDTVYASH; encoded by the coding sequence atgaagCGATCCTTCGACGCCATGGAGGCGAAGCCGGTGTTCCTCTCCAAGGAGGAGCGCCAGCGCCTCGCGCTCGAGCGCCGCCAGGCGGCCGTCGCCGACCAGCGCCGCTCCGCGCTCGACGTCCTCCAGTCGCTCCCCCGCCCCCCTCCGCCGCCTCCCCCGTCCAGCGCCCCCcgggactcctcctcctcgtcccacCGCGACCCCTCCGACCGGGACAGGAGCGACAGGGACCGGGACCGGGACAGGGACCGCGACCGCCGCCGCGACGACGACTCCCGCCGGGACCGAGATCGGGATCGCGACCGGGACCGCGACCGCGACCGCGACGAGCCCTCCCGCCGGGACCGGGACCGGGACCGCGACCGGGACCGGGAGCACCGGGACAGGGAGCGCGGGGAGCGGGACAAGGACCGGGAGAAGGACCGGCTGGAGAAGATGGCGGAGCGGGAGCgggagaaggagctcgaggccatCAAGGAGCAGTACCTGGGGTCCAAGAAGCCCAAGAAGCGGGTCATCAAGCCGTCGGAGAAGTTCCGCTTCTCCTTCGACTGGGAGAACACGGAGGACACCAGCCGCGACATGAACATGCTCTACCAGGCGCCGCACGAGGCCCGCCTGCTCTACGGCCGTGGCTTCCTCGCCGGCATCGACCGGCGCGAGCAGAAGAAGGCGGCCGCCGTGTTTGAGAAGGAGACACGCGCCGAGCAGCGCCGCAAGTTCGGCGTGGAGGACCGGCCCGAGGATGATGTGGCTGATAAGAAGAAGGCCGCGGCCGCGGAGATGTATGATGCCTTTGACATGCGTGTGGACAGGCACTGGTCCGAGAAGGGCATCGAGGAGATGACCGAGCGGGATTGGCGTATTTTCCGTGAGGACTTCAATATCTCCTACAAGGGATCTCGCATACCCCGGCCGATGCGCAACTGGCCCGAGAGCAAGCTTGGGACTGAGCTGCTTCGTGCTATTGAGAAGGTTGGGTACAAGAAACCGTCACCCATCCAGATGGCCGCCATTCCGCTTggtctccagcagcgtgatgtcATTGGTATTGCTGAGACAGGTTCAGGCAAGACTGCAGCTTTTGTGCTTCCTATGCTGTCGTACATTACTCGCCTGCCGCCTATAAGCGAGGACAATGAGGCCGAGGGTCCTTATGCTGTTGTCATGGCACCTACTCGTGAGCTTGCTCAACAGATTGAGGAAGAGACGGTCAAGTTTGCAACCTATCTAGGCATTAAAGTCGTTTCCATTGTTGGTGGTCAGTCGATTGAGGAGCAAGGTTTCAAGATTAGGCAGGGCTGCGAAGTTGTAATTGCAACGCCTGGTCGGCTTCTTGATTGTCTGGAGAGAAGGTATGCTGTGCTCAACCAGTGCAACTATGTTGTACTTGACGAGGCTGATAGGATGATTGATATGGGATTTGAACCACAGGTTGTTGGTGTCCTTGATGCGATGCCATCAAGTAACCTGAAACCTGAGAATGAGGAAGAGGAACTGGATGAGAAGAGGATTTACAGGACAACTTATATGTTCAGTGCCACCATGCCACCTGCTGTTGAGCGCCTTGCTAGGAAGTACCTCCGGAACCCAGTTGTCGTCACAATTGGTACAGCTGGCAAGGCCACAGATTTGATAACCCAAAACGTGATCATGGTGAAGGAGTCAGAGAAGATGTCACGGCTCCAGAAGATACTCACAGATCTCGGGGACAAGACAGCCATTGTATTCTGCAACACAAAGAAATCAGCGGACAACCGTGCTAAGGATCTGGACAAGGCAGGTTTCCGCGTCACAGCACTGCATGGAGGGAAGTCACAAGATCAGAGGGAGATTAGCCTTGATGGATTTAGGAACCGCAGGTTCAATGTTCTTGTGGCGACTGATGTTGCAGGGCGTGGTATTGATATTCCTGATGTCGCTCATGTTATTAACTATGAGATGCCTAGTTCAGTTGATACATACACACATCGCATCGGAAGAACAGGGCGTGCAGGAAAGAAGGGACTCGCGACTTCATTCTTAACTCTGGATAACACTGATATTTTCTTCGATCTGAAACAGATGCTTACTCAGAGCAATAGTCCCGTCCCTCCAGAACTTGCCAGGCATGAGGCGTCAAAGTTTAAGCCAGGATCGGTTCCTGATAGACCTCCAAGAAGAAATGACACCGTCTATGCATCTCACTGA